One genomic region from Glaciimonas sp. PAMC28666 encodes:
- a CDS encoding porin — translation MRLQHKQIKRNLSLISTTLSITLLACAAGAAQAQSSVTIYGLLDVGLSFNNNVGGQSSVKMDNGIAAPSRLGFRGVEDLGGGLSAIFVLENRFYVDTGVTFPQLFNRGSYVGLKSNTWGALTVGRQFDFFNTALPPDATPFIEGGLSSGYQGFQSVTGTSPAVDNHSGTGLYDNAIKWQHTIGNWSGGLMYGLGSENNHDNMKSTFVKYVAGPLQLGAGWTKDNFSTTIANQVFAVRMVYQIGDVELLANYSEGKETVVVGSKAVARPFELAASYYIAPTIRIGGGVGRARDTNRAGNSATLTQPFMSVRFILSKFTSLYVIAARNHSSDPTIIPSTVNTPGGASKNSSSANQTAVRMGIVHTF, via the coding sequence ATGAGACTTCAACATAAACAAATAAAGAGAAATTTATCGTTAATCAGCACGACGCTTTCCATAACGTTGCTGGCTTGTGCTGCTGGTGCCGCCCAGGCACAAAGTAGTGTAACGATATACGGTTTGCTGGATGTCGGCTTAAGCTTTAACAACAATGTCGGTGGGCAGTCATCCGTAAAAATGGATAACGGTATTGCGGCACCCTCCCGACTCGGATTTCGAGGTGTAGAAGACCTTGGGGGGGGGCTATCGGCAATTTTCGTGTTGGAAAATCGATTCTATGTTGATACAGGGGTAACCTTTCCACAACTATTTAACCGTGGATCTTATGTGGGGTTAAAGAGCAACACTTGGGGGGCGCTGACTGTGGGGCGGCAGTTTGACTTCTTCAATACCGCATTGCCCCCAGATGCTACCCCATTCATCGAGGGAGGTTTGTCCTCGGGTTATCAAGGTTTCCAAAGTGTTACCGGAACATCACCTGCAGTCGACAACCACTCTGGCACCGGCTTATACGACAATGCCATAAAATGGCAGCATACCATCGGTAATTGGTCGGGTGGTTTAATGTATGGCCTCGGCAGCGAAAACAATCACGACAATATGAAGTCTACATTCGTCAAGTACGTTGCCGGTCCCCTACAACTTGGAGCAGGTTGGACTAAAGACAATTTCTCAACAACCATTGCGAACCAGGTTTTCGCAGTCAGAATGGTTTATCAGATCGGTGATGTTGAGCTTCTTGCCAATTATTCTGAAGGCAAAGAGACGGTAGTTGTGGGATCGAAAGCGGTGGCGAGACCGTTTGAACTTGCGGCAAGTTACTACATTGCTCCGACCATTCGGATCGGTGGCGGCGTAGGTAGAGCGCGCGATACCAATCGGGCGGGAAATTCCGCGACGTTAACACAACCCTTCATGTCCGTACGTTTCATTTTAAGCAAATTTACTTCACTTTACGTAATTGCTGCACGTAATCACAGCAGCGATCCAACGATCATTCCATCTACTGTTAACACCCCCGGCGGCGCATCAAAAAATTCCAGTAGCGCGAATCAAACGGCAGTCCGCATGGGGATTGTTCATACTTTTTGA
- a CDS encoding GntR family transcriptional regulator — translation MNQARNEHMDSVSAQKRTGNTVQMIYSSLRQDILIGTLPSGALLPQLTIARRFGTSRAPVREALQRLEQEQLIVARANQRYTVAEFDVTDYENLLCLTLINMTFAIRLCVPLLTEQQLDQISKCVASMNGSMEQDPEARGAFYRKFTMLLVAPAGRRTLALISHFMDNLQRYRSHALNKLPEPMFKDGAELVRLVDAVRTVQPDLAANLYTNYFGRLAILILAGAAPSHNAMALHGTIAALTPNDVTSKER, via the coding sequence ATGAATCAGGCAAGAAATGAACACATGGACAGCGTTTCCGCTCAGAAGCGAACAGGAAATACCGTACAAATGATTTATAGCTCCCTTAGACAGGACATTCTTATTGGAACGCTACCGTCCGGAGCGCTCCTGCCCCAACTGACTATTGCGAGGAGATTTGGCACCAGTAGGGCACCTGTCAGAGAAGCGCTACAACGTCTGGAGCAGGAGCAGTTGATTGTAGCCCGCGCGAATCAACGTTACACGGTAGCAGAGTTTGACGTAACCGATTACGAAAACCTTTTGTGCTTGACGCTGATCAATATGACGTTCGCGATTCGACTATGTGTTCCCCTCCTGACTGAACAGCAATTGGATCAGATAAGTAAATGCGTTGCATCCATGAATGGATCGATGGAACAGGATCCGGAGGCCCGAGGAGCTTTCTATCGAAAGTTTACGATGCTACTTGTTGCTCCTGCCGGAAGGCGCACATTAGCCCTAATTTCTCATTTTATGGACAATTTACAGCGCTATCGATCCCACGCGCTCAATAAGTTACCTGAACCAATGTTCAAGGATGGAGCAGAGCTTGTAAGACTCGTTGACGCGGTGAGAACGGTCCAACCGGATCTCGCGGCAAATCTTTACACAAACTATTTCGGTCGACTGGCCATTCTCATCCTGGCCGGTGCTGCACCAAGCCATAATGCTATGGCGTTGCACGGCACTATCGCCGCGCTAACGCCTAACGACGTCACCAGTAAGGAGCGTTAA
- a CDS encoding iron-containing alcohol dehydrogenase, giving the protein MTRPGSSGTWPVLSVPRTLCAAGAIAALAGELAALGVQRPLLVTDKGVLAAGLVAQLIAAHGDPAAIVIFDGVTENPLFSDVDNGVALYIRQACDGVIALGGGSVIDTAKFIALLATNSGSVADYAGKPNVPHGASAALIVIPTTAGTGSEASHSSGIHPDAKTASVGMSSRHLIPALAILDPVMTVGLPARLTAATGIDALSHCIEGYLSNKDQPLGAAIALDGIARVSAGLRRAFANPQDLDARTEMMLAAFAGGVSIGMGLGPAHAIALACSDQGFHHGVLSGIGLVASLDATALHAPQRMVAINQAFGLPASASLTSAIAALMRELGLPATLAELGYAAADVPKLADFAQRSHFNLFAPFHPDADQYAAMFQKSLAPPVLHATIQPDTKEST; this is encoded by the coding sequence ATGACGCGCCCCGGTTCTTCTGGGACCTGGCCGGTCCTGTCCGTGCCGCGTACCTTGTGCGCGGCAGGCGCCATCGCAGCACTGGCCGGCGAATTGGCCGCGCTGGGTGTGCAACGTCCGCTGCTGGTAACTGACAAAGGTGTGCTGGCAGCGGGGCTGGTGGCACAATTGATTGCAGCCCACGGCGATCCGGCAGCCATAGTGATATTCGACGGCGTGACTGAGAACCCGCTGTTTTCTGACGTCGACAATGGGGTTGCGCTATACATCCGGCAGGCCTGCGATGGCGTTATCGCGCTGGGTGGAGGGTCGGTGATCGATACCGCTAAATTCATTGCCTTGTTGGCGACGAATTCCGGTAGTGTCGCCGATTACGCCGGCAAACCAAATGTCCCGCATGGTGCATCGGCAGCGCTGATCGTTATTCCCACCACTGCCGGTACCGGCAGCGAAGCCTCTCATTCATCAGGCATCCATCCCGATGCCAAAACCGCTTCAGTGGGCATGAGTTCACGCCATCTGATTCCTGCGCTGGCGATTCTGGATCCGGTCATGACGGTTGGTTTGCCAGCCCGGCTGACCGCAGCTACGGGCATCGATGCCTTATCTCATTGTATAGAAGGATATTTGTCGAACAAAGATCAGCCCCTGGGCGCAGCGATTGCTCTGGACGGGATCGCCCGCGTCAGTGCAGGGCTACGTCGGGCCTTCGCCAATCCACAGGACTTGGATGCGCGTACGGAAATGATGCTGGCTGCCTTTGCTGGCGGGGTCTCGATCGGGATGGGCCTGGGGCCAGCCCACGCGATTGCACTGGCCTGCAGCGATCAGGGTTTCCATCACGGTGTGCTAAGCGGCATCGGTCTGGTAGCTTCTCTGGATGCCACCGCGCTCCATGCACCACAGCGGATGGTTGCCATCAATCAGGCGTTCGGACTGCCTGCATCGGCGTCACTGACCAGCGCGATTGCTGCACTGATGCGCGAACTTGGCTTGCCGGCGACGCTGGCCGAACTGGGCTACGCCGCAGCTGACGTGCCGAAGCTGGCCGATTTCGCGCAGCGCAGCCATTTCAATTTGTTTGCACCGTTTCATCCGGATGCTGACCAGTATGCTGCGATGTTTCAAAAGTCGCTGGCACCCCCGGTCCTGCACGCAACCATTCAACCCGATACCAAGGAATCCACATGA
- a CDS encoding aldehyde dehydrogenase family protein — MHASWPGQKNIRAGDPSNPQNKIGPLINDAAVAKFKLAIEQAVAKGARVLAGGEAVGRCVEPTVLVDVPADAPIYCEEVFGPVVIVEPFDTEQEAIDKANGSDFGLSASIMTADVWKGITLGGQVQAGMVNINGPTMGGEPQIPFGGVKDSGWARFGKWAIDMFTDLNLVTVSQEKRKYPL; from the coding sequence TTGCACGCTTCGTGGCCCGGGCAAAAGAATATCCGGGCGGGCGATCCGAGCAATCCGCAAAATAAAATCGGACCACTGATCAATGACGCCGCCGTCGCCAAATTCAAGCTGGCCATCGAACAGGCAGTAGCCAAGGGGGCCCGCGTGCTGGCTGGTGGCGAAGCGGTGGGCCGCTGCGTTGAACCGACCGTGCTGGTCGATGTGCCTGCGGATGCACCAATTTATTGCGAGGAAGTGTTCGGTCCGGTGGTCATCGTCGAACCGTTCGACACCGAGCAGGAAGCGATCGACAAGGCGAACGGCAGCGATTTCGGTCTGTCGGCATCCATCATGACGGCCGACGTCTGGAAGGGCATTACTCTGGGTGGTCAGGTGCAGGCTGGGATGGTCAACATCAATGGTCCGACGATGGGTGGTGAGCCGCAGATACCATTCGGTGGTGTCAAGGATAGTGGTTGGGCGCGCTTTGGCAAATGGGCGATCGACATGTTTACCGACCTCAACCTGGTAACCGTGAGCCAGGAAAAACGCAAGTATCCACTATGA
- a CDS encoding aldehyde dehydrogenase family protein, which produces MNAPASLPRQYRQLIAGEWVAADDGRTFADLNPYNGEVFAHIPASSGTDAQRAIDAADKAFPAWAAMGARPRQALFLKAADILERRADEVVLIMAQETGAAAPFARFQVQWATGLLRQAAGYPYLSGGEIVPSDTPGVFAMAIRKPLGIVAGISPWNGALALGFRTIVAPLACGNTVVLKPSEDAPVSAGLLMGEIMTEAGFPPGVVNVVTHAHGEVGPIADLLFESRKVRAYNFTGSSTTGSLLAARAGKHLKRIALELGGYNPMIVLKDADLDYSVDTAIFAAFFHQGQICMNTRKILVERARYDDFLARFVARAKEYPGGRSEQSAK; this is translated from the coding sequence ATGAATGCACCCGCATCGCTACCACGCCAATATCGTCAATTGATCGCAGGAGAATGGGTCGCAGCCGATGATGGCCGCACCTTCGCCGATCTCAATCCTTACAACGGGGAAGTTTTTGCCCATATTCCGGCTTCCAGCGGCACCGACGCGCAACGCGCCATTGATGCGGCCGATAAAGCTTTTCCCGCTTGGGCGGCGATGGGCGCACGGCCGCGCCAGGCCCTGTTTTTGAAAGCTGCCGATATCCTTGAGCGTCGCGCTGACGAAGTGGTACTCATCATGGCGCAGGAAACTGGTGCCGCCGCGCCGTTTGCGCGGTTTCAGGTCCAATGGGCGACTGGCCTGCTGCGCCAAGCCGCCGGTTACCCCTATCTATCAGGCGGCGAAATCGTCCCGTCCGATACGCCGGGGGTGTTTGCGATGGCAATTCGCAAACCGCTGGGCATCGTGGCCGGCATTTCTCCATGGAATGGCGCGCTGGCGCTAGGGTTCCGGACGATCGTCGCGCCGCTGGCGTGTGGCAACACGGTGGTACTGAAACCGTCAGAAGATGCGCCGGTGAGCGCCGGACTTCTAATGGGAGAAATCATGACCGAGGCTGGCTTCCCGCCCGGCGTGGTAAATGTGGTGACCCACGCCCATGGGGAAGTCGGCCCGATTGCTGACCTTTTGTTTGAAAGCCGCAAAGTGCGCGCCTATAACTTCACCGGCTCTTCGACCACCGGCTCGCTACTGGCGGCGCGTGCTGGCAAGCACCTTAAACGTATTGCGCTGGAACTCGGCGGCTACAATCCGATGATCGTTCTTAAGGATGCCGACCTTGATTACTCGGTTGATACCGCGATTTTCGCGGCATTTTTTCATCAGGGTCAGATCTGCATGAATACCCGCAAGATCTTGGTCGAACGCGCGCGTTACGACGATTTCCTTGCACGCTTCGTGGCCCGGGCAAAAGAATATCCGGGCGGGCGATCCGAGCAATCCGCAAAATAA
- a CDS encoding flavin reductase family protein yields the protein MQKLSDVSTKTPNVLVDFRNAMRRLSTTVSLVTSTDNGVWHGMTATAVTSVSTSPCALLVCVNESSSFHKIIKHTGTFCVNLLGVGQSNLSGIFSGERKGLSRFDVGTWTTDENGLPYLMDAQANIFCDVDKTMHYETHTIFVGRVRDARCFGVVAPLLFQEGHYASSIPLS from the coding sequence ATGCAAAAATTATCTGATGTAAGCACCAAAACACCCAACGTATTGGTTGATTTTCGGAATGCGATGCGACGTTTATCAACTACCGTATCCCTAGTCACCAGCACCGATAACGGCGTCTGGCACGGCATGACCGCTACGGCCGTCACGTCGGTCAGCACGTCGCCGTGCGCGTTGCTTGTGTGCGTTAACGAGTCGAGCTCGTTTCACAAAATCATCAAGCACACAGGGACGTTCTGCGTCAATCTCTTAGGGGTCGGTCAGTCGAATTTATCGGGAATTTTCTCGGGGGAACGCAAAGGATTGTCCCGCTTTGACGTAGGCACTTGGACCACCGACGAAAATGGCCTGCCATATTTGATGGATGCCCAAGCCAACATATTCTGCGATGTGGATAAAACAATGCATTACGAAACCCACACCATCTTTGTCGGCCGAGTTCGTGACGCCCGATGTTTTGGCGTGGTGGCGCCATTACTTTTTCAGGAAGGACACTATGCTTCCTCGATTCCGCTAAGTTAA
- a CDS encoding LysR family transcriptional regulator yields MKLSQFRNFLAIADKGSVRSGARFLGLTQPALTRSMQELEHELNVSLFVRGTRGVALTEMGQRFEVRARTVQNEVRRAEEEMAQLQGNNEGNLHVCLSTVAHISLFPYALKEFRARYPNVVMDVLDGVYPSIEGFLKSGALDCYVGPAPSQPGPEMIVEKLFDNTRVILCRRGHPLLKARSLQELADAEWATTSITFRAEEELGPLFAQYGLPTPRLVLRAYSALTYISAISSSDLLTMLPVQWAHFEATRNVLDIINVVEPLPAPPICIVRRADLPLTPAAQYFCDMIRRASSHLEQARDAAALKRT; encoded by the coding sequence ATGAAACTGAGCCAGTTCCGCAATTTTCTTGCTATTGCCGACAAGGGCAGCGTGCGTTCCGGTGCCCGCTTTCTGGGACTAACGCAGCCTGCACTGACGCGTAGCATGCAGGAACTGGAGCACGAACTGAACGTGTCGCTGTTCGTGCGCGGTACCCGTGGCGTGGCCCTCACTGAAATGGGGCAGCGTTTCGAGGTGCGTGCGCGTACCGTGCAAAATGAAGTCCGGCGTGCCGAAGAAGAAATGGCCCAGCTGCAGGGCAACAATGAAGGCAATCTGCACGTGTGCCTCTCTACCGTGGCGCATATTTCGTTGTTTCCATATGCGCTTAAGGAATTTCGAGCACGCTATCCGAATGTAGTGATGGATGTGCTGGACGGCGTCTATCCGAGCATAGAAGGTTTTCTCAAATCCGGGGCGCTTGACTGCTACGTCGGTCCGGCACCCAGCCAGCCGGGACCCGAGATGATCGTCGAAAAACTGTTCGACAATACGCGGGTAATATTGTGTCGGCGGGGCCATCCACTGCTCAAGGCGCGCTCGCTGCAGGAACTGGCCGATGCCGAATGGGCTACTACCTCGATTACTTTTCGTGCTGAAGAAGAACTGGGCCCGCTGTTCGCCCAATACGGTCTGCCAACCCCGCGCCTGGTGCTGCGGGCTTATTCTGCACTGACCTACATCAGTGCCATCTCCTCTTCAGACTTGCTGACCATGCTGCCGGTGCAATGGGCGCATTTCGAAGCGACCCGCAATGTACTTGATATCATCAATGTGGTCGAACCGTTACCGGCACCGCCTATCTGTATTGTGCGCCGCGCTGACTTGCCGCTGACCCCGGCGGCGCAATATTTCTGCGACATGATACGACGCGCTAGCAGCCACCTTGAGCAGGCTCGCGACGCGGCCGCACTTAAACGCACTTAA
- a CDS encoding amidohydrolase family protein: protein MKIICIEEHTVDFAIAKASHQAQEMEAGYMSDWGSRVKDEPADFNDNRPHLVAPEISLKLATDVGAGRIAEMDKHGIDMQVLSYSTLPQLAPASQAIALTRAANDRLAEAVLANPSRFGGFATLPWQDPQAAAAELERSVRELGFKGTLLSGRPGLTFLDDPRYEPVLAKLNALKVPIYVHPGFPLTQVREPYYGGLDKEVSARLSLFGWGWHNEAGIQVIRMILSGKFDKYPHLQVISGHWGEMVPFYLQRMDDTIPQEATRLSRTITETYKQHVYVTPSGMLNLPHFEFIHKVMGADRIIYSVDYPYLTHTGARAFLENLPISQDDKEKIAHRNAEALFRM, encoded by the coding sequence GTGAAGATCATTTGCATAGAAGAACATACCGTCGACTTCGCCATCGCAAAAGCGAGCCATCAAGCACAGGAGATGGAAGCAGGCTATATGTCTGATTGGGGCAGCAGAGTCAAAGACGAGCCTGCTGACTTTAACGATAACCGCCCGCACCTCGTTGCCCCTGAAATTTCGCTGAAGCTGGCCACCGATGTGGGTGCCGGCCGAATTGCGGAGATGGACAAGCATGGCATCGATATGCAGGTCCTGTCTTACAGCACCTTGCCGCAACTAGCACCGGCCAGCCAGGCGATAGCGCTCACGCGTGCCGCTAACGATCGCCTGGCTGAAGCCGTCCTGGCGAATCCAAGCCGGTTTGGCGGTTTTGCCACGCTGCCTTGGCAAGATCCGCAGGCTGCGGCGGCAGAGCTGGAGCGTAGTGTGAGGGAGTTGGGCTTCAAAGGTACACTGCTAAGCGGACGTCCGGGCCTAACCTTCCTTGATGATCCACGTTACGAGCCCGTCCTGGCAAAATTAAATGCGCTAAAGGTCCCTATCTATGTGCATCCAGGCTTTCCTTTAACACAAGTCCGCGAACCCTACTATGGCGGGCTCGATAAAGAGGTGAGCGCACGTCTCTCGCTATTCGGATGGGGTTGGCACAACGAAGCCGGTATTCAGGTGATTCGCATGATTTTATCCGGCAAGTTTGATAAATATCCGCATCTGCAAGTTATAAGTGGCCATTGGGGCGAAATGGTGCCGTTCTACCTACAGCGCATGGATGACACCATTCCTCAAGAGGCGACAAGGCTTTCTCGCACGATCACGGAGACCTACAAGCAGCATGTATACGTTACGCCGAGTGGCATGTTGAATTTGCCGCATTTCGAGTTCATTCACAAAGTGATGGGGGCGGACCGCATTATTTATTCGGTAGATTACCCGTATCTCACTCATACCGGCGCGCGCGCGTTTCTGGAAAACCTCCCTATTAGCCAAGATGATAAAGAGAAGATTGCCCATCGTAATGCAGAAGCATTGTTCCGCATGTGA
- a CDS encoding aromatic acid/H+ symport family MFS transporter — MHARTLLPLSLTDREAMSPLQILTLILGFFIVAADGFDIASVGYIAPLLLKAWNLSPAQLGPIFGAGLFGLCAGSFLFGPLADRVGRKRVILISLVLFALGSLACASAPSAPWLIFLRFATGLGLGGALPAMVTLASEFSPQRNKSLVVTLMLIGMPFGLALGGLVAAQLIPSFGWKGVFLFGGLFPLCLVPVALFWLPESLKFMTGKPRFAAEAKKVMLRLSNNDDVRLESLVHQFNTVDSSHQSEAGKTPASILFSAYYRVGTLLLWLTFFGTLWVYYQLSSWLPTVITQTGIDVPRAAIMAMMVPLGGVFGAVLNAFLMDRFNPFLILTGSYIIAAVSIALIGFSIHEVMWVYVTTFLAGFGLIGAQAGITVTSSNFYNTAARATGVSWCLAVGRIGSILGAMTGGLLLASIHSVGVAFVIFAVPTIIAGGAMFMIGRLYPNRAR; from the coding sequence ATGCACGCTAGAACACTTTTACCTTTAAGCCTGACGGATCGGGAGGCGATGTCGCCGCTGCAGATCCTGACTCTGATCCTGGGTTTTTTCATTGTCGCTGCAGATGGATTCGATATCGCCTCGGTCGGCTATATCGCCCCATTGCTGCTCAAGGCATGGAACCTGAGCCCGGCGCAGCTGGGGCCGATTTTTGGCGCTGGCCTGTTCGGTTTGTGCGCCGGCAGTTTCCTGTTCGGGCCGTTGGCCGACCGGGTCGGCCGCAAACGCGTGATCCTGATATCGCTGGTGCTATTTGCGCTCGGTAGTCTGGCATGTGCCAGTGCGCCGTCGGCCCCTTGGTTGATCTTCCTGCGCTTCGCCACCGGCCTCGGGTTGGGAGGTGCTCTGCCTGCGATGGTCACGCTTGCCTCGGAATTCAGCCCGCAAAGGAATAAATCGCTGGTGGTGACACTGATGCTGATCGGCATGCCGTTTGGGCTGGCACTTGGTGGACTGGTGGCGGCGCAACTGATTCCGAGTTTTGGCTGGAAAGGTGTCTTCCTCTTCGGTGGACTGTTTCCGCTTTGCCTGGTGCCAGTCGCCTTATTCTGGTTGCCTGAGTCGCTGAAATTCATGACCGGCAAGCCGCGCTTTGCTGCCGAAGCAAAAAAAGTGATGCTGCGTTTGTCCAACAATGATGATGTCCGACTGGAAAGCCTGGTACACCAGTTCAATACGGTCGACAGTAGTCATCAAAGCGAGGCCGGGAAAACCCCGGCAAGCATTCTGTTCAGTGCGTACTACCGGGTCGGTACACTGCTACTCTGGCTCACATTTTTTGGTACGCTGTGGGTGTACTACCAGCTAAGCAGCTGGTTGCCGACCGTCATTACGCAGACCGGCATCGACGTCCCGCGTGCTGCGATCATGGCCATGATGGTGCCATTGGGTGGCGTATTTGGCGCCGTACTGAATGCTTTTCTGATGGATCGGTTCAATCCATTCCTGATACTCACCGGGTCTTACATCATCGCAGCCGTCTCAATCGCACTGATCGGATTTTCGATACACGAAGTCATGTGGGTATACGTCACCACTTTCCTGGCCGGTTTTGGATTGATCGGTGCCCAGGCCGGAATTACCGTTACTTCATCGAACTTTTACAACACCGCCGCACGTGCGACCGGGGTAAGCTGGTGCCTGGCGGTGGGACGCATCGGTTCCATTCTCGGTGCCATGACTGGGGGGCTGTTGCTAGCCTCGATCCACTCGGTTGGTGTGGCATTTGTCATTTTTGCGGTACCCACGATCATTGCCGGTGGCGCCATGTTCATGATTGGTCGCCTATATCCAAATCGCGCCAGATAG
- a CDS encoding amidohydrolase family protein, with the protein MTNIETGTRSSLRLIATEEAFAPQEYLDEYLKMAKNIDTPVARYLRMYYQKPEFAQQLTDMDYRLAMMDRHQVDMHLLSITGPGVQAFDAELGADLAMLTNDKLAAIIAQHPTRFAGLAAVAPQSPQRAVREIKRAMTELKLNGLIINSHTHGEFLDDPKFWPILEAAVTYDAPIYLHPSFPADSMIEPYNKYGMMGALWGFQAECSLHVIRMILSGVFDQFPTLRIVLGHLGEGIPYWLSRLDNRYQNILRRGGLPSLGMKQLERLPSEYFMSNFYVTTAGMNASAPFDYCVKLLGPERVLFAIDYPYEQTEDATGFVRGLDLAPDDLNKICHSNAERLFKIQPGLAMPTK; encoded by the coding sequence ATGACCAACATCGAAACCGGCACGCGCAGCTCGCTACGACTGATCGCCACCGAGGAAGCTTTTGCCCCGCAAGAATACCTCGATGAATACCTCAAAATGGCCAAAAACATCGACACGCCAGTGGCACGTTATTTGAGGATGTATTATCAAAAGCCGGAATTTGCCCAGCAACTTACCGACATGGATTATCGGCTGGCGATGATGGACCGCCATCAAGTCGATATGCATTTGCTGAGCATTACAGGCCCCGGGGTTCAGGCGTTTGACGCCGAACTGGGGGCCGATCTGGCTATGCTGACCAATGACAAACTCGCCGCCATCATTGCGCAACATCCAACGCGCTTTGCCGGCCTGGCTGCCGTCGCTCCGCAATCGCCACAACGTGCAGTGCGGGAAATCAAGCGTGCGATGACTGAACTGAAACTCAACGGTCTGATCATCAATTCGCATACCCATGGGGAGTTTCTCGACGATCCGAAATTCTGGCCGATTCTCGAAGCCGCAGTCACCTACGATGCACCGATCTATCTGCATCCGTCGTTTCCCGCTGATTCGATGATTGAACCGTACAACAAGTACGGCATGATGGGCGCACTCTGGGGCTTCCAGGCAGAATGTTCATTGCACGTAATACGGATGATCCTGAGCGGGGTGTTCGACCAGTTTCCGACGTTGCGCATCGTGCTCGGCCATCTGGGCGAAGGCATTCCATATTGGCTGTCGCGCCTTGACAACCGCTATCAGAACATCCTCAGGCGCGGCGGCCTGCCGTCGCTCGGCATGAAGCAGTTGGAGCGTTTGCCAAGCGAATACTTCATGAGCAATTTCTACGTCACCACGGCCGGCATGAATGCCAGCGCCCCGTTTGATTACTGCGTCAAGCTGCTGGGCCCGGAGCGGGTGCTGTTTGCAATCGATTATCCGTATGAACAAACCGAAGATGCTACCGGTTTCGTGCGCGGACTCGACCTTGCGCCTGATGATCTGAACAAGATCTGCCATAGCAATGCCGAACGTCTGTTCAAAATTCAACCTGGGCTGGCGATGCCAACGAAATAG
- a CDS encoding nuclear transport factor 2 family protein has product MWNHDSFSELSKDENIPPKTGETSRPVIAVTEHTSDYARRRNFILRATAGVALATMSAHASSAQRYSPNNTDSAGLSKTVQDQMDRAAISELIQRERAARDAGQWAEMAACYHPGSSIEVSWFKGDGAAFVELSKKNLSQSRVSLHQLSPSVVKLNNDRAIAETPTQLVAFVPVDGVDVCLNAYVRLMWRVQMLGDRWLIAGLRMIYIRDMLTPVNPGRVPVIDEAEASRYRHSYRYLSYVLARTVHPVQDDLPGVDRPEMVAALRAGEAAWLALSSKNSKK; this is encoded by the coding sequence ATGTGGAATCATGATTCGTTTTCTGAACTTTCTAAGGATGAAAATATCCCCCCCAAGACAGGCGAGACGTCGCGACCTGTTATTGCAGTGACGGAACACACGAGTGATTACGCGCGCCGCCGAAATTTTATTCTCAGGGCAACGGCGGGGGTGGCACTTGCGACTATGTCCGCTCATGCAAGCAGCGCGCAACGTTATTCACCGAATAACACTGATAGCGCAGGACTTTCGAAGACTGTTCAAGACCAAATGGATCGCGCTGCCATTTCGGAACTTATCCAGCGTGAACGTGCCGCGCGCGATGCCGGGCAATGGGCCGAAATGGCAGCTTGCTATCATCCTGGATCGAGCATCGAAGTCTCATGGTTCAAGGGTGATGGTGCTGCATTCGTCGAACTCAGTAAAAAAAATCTCTCTCAAAGCAGGGTCAGTCTTCATCAACTTAGCCCCTCTGTCGTTAAGCTTAATAACGACCGCGCGATCGCGGAAACGCCGACTCAATTGGTCGCATTTGTTCCCGTGGATGGTGTGGACGTCTGTCTCAATGCTTATGTACGGTTGATGTGGCGGGTCCAGATGCTCGGTGATCGCTGGTTGATTGCTGGACTGCGCATGATCTATATCCGGGATATGTTGACGCCCGTAAACCCTGGGCGGGTGCCGGTGATCGATGAAGCAGAAGCTAGCCGCTATCGTCATTCGTACCGCTATCTAAGCTATGTGTTGGCGCGTACCGTCCATCCTGTCCAAGATGATCTTCCTGGCGTGGATCGTCCGGAAATGGTGGCTGCGCTACGAGCAGGGGAGGCAGCGTGGCTTGCATTATCTTCAAAGAACTCTAAAAAATAA